From one Cyanobacterium stanieri PCC 7202 genomic stretch:
- a CDS encoding Methyltransferase regulatory domain, predicted (PFAM: Predicted methyltransferase regulatory domain~InterPro IPR013217:IPR018773~KEGG: syn:sll1526 hypothetical protein~PFAM: Methyltransferase regulatory domain, predicted; Methyltransferase type 12~SPTR: Uncharacterized protein sll1526) — MAWTEGYVSEINYTYGFYGELSPLKLALATAIKAIHPPDLNEPFNYCELACGRGYTTNLLASCYPQAQFYANDFNPNHIHEARKLAKFAGSQNVHFFDDSFAEFLEQDLPQFDFIVLHGIYSWITPENRQAIVEFIKKKLNVGGLVYISYNALPGWAAAMPMQSLMLRHRKHSSEPILECIEEALNLTQRLMDTNAGYFVQNPALKPRYEGLKQQNRYYLAHEYFNEQWNSFYFDEVVQELEEAKLNFIGSANIIDYIDVLNLSQEALTELNKIKDPIYREVVRDFYINTQFRRDIFARGQIQMTPPEHTRVIENLRYALIVAPNTIKLDHTFAVGNVTLQKEIYEPICELLADSPLTMKELHSHPNLNKNPINNVYQALMVLTAIGYIHPAVDDETCEKRQQFTNAFNIAVIERAIVSDEMAYLASPLIGTGVVVSSLEQLLLLAVMQGEEGADFVWGIYSSQNKKLIKDGKVLEKAEDNIAYIKGIAEDFYNNRLPILESLGI, encoded by the coding sequence ATGGCTTGGACAGAAGGTTACGTTTCAGAAATCAACTACACCTACGGATTTTATGGGGAATTAAGCCCCCTCAAATTAGCCCTTGCCACCGCCATTAAAGCCATACATCCCCCCGATTTAAACGAACCTTTTAACTATTGTGAGTTAGCTTGTGGAAGGGGTTATACCACCAATCTCCTCGCTTCTTGTTATCCCCAAGCCCAATTTTATGCCAATGATTTTAACCCCAACCATATTCACGAAGCTAGAAAACTAGCTAAGTTTGCAGGAAGTCAAAATGTTCATTTTTTTGATGATAGCTTTGCGGAATTTCTCGAGCAAGATTTGCCCCAGTTTGATTTTATCGTTTTGCATGGTATCTATAGCTGGATTACGCCTGAAAATCGTCAAGCTATTGTGGAGTTTATTAAAAAAAAATTGAATGTGGGGGGATTGGTTTATATTTCCTATAATGCTTTACCCGGTTGGGCGGCGGCGATGCCTATGCAGAGCTTGATGTTACGACACCGTAAACACTCTTCTGAACCGATTTTGGAGTGTATCGAGGAAGCGTTAAATTTAACTCAAAGGTTGATGGATACCAATGCAGGTTATTTTGTGCAAAATCCAGCCCTTAAGCCCCGTTACGAAGGTTTGAAACAACAAAATCGTTACTATTTAGCCCATGAATATTTTAATGAGCAGTGGAATAGTTTTTATTTTGATGAAGTTGTCCAAGAGTTGGAGGAGGCAAAACTTAATTTTATTGGTTCGGCAAATATTATTGATTACATTGATGTCCTCAATTTAAGTCAAGAAGCGTTAACGGAGTTAAACAAAATTAAAGATCCTATTTATCGAGAAGTGGTAAGGGATTTTTATATTAATACTCAGTTTCGGCGAGATATTTTTGCCCGTGGACAAATACAAATGACCCCTCCAGAGCATACAAGAGTTATTGAAAATCTCCGTTATGCTTTGATTGTGGCTCCGAATACTATTAAATTAGACCATACTTTTGCGGTGGGTAATGTTACCTTACAAAAGGAGATTTATGAGCCTATTTGTGAGCTTTTGGCGGATTCTCCTTTGACAATGAAGGAGTTACACAGCCATCCTAATCTTAATAAAAATCCTATTAACAATGTTTATCAGGCTTTAATGGTATTAACTGCCATTGGCTACATTCATCCTGCGGTGGATGATGAAACCTGCGAAAAGAGACAACAATTTACTAATGCTTTTAATATTGCGGTGATAGAGAGGGCGATAGTGTCTGATGAGATGGCTTATTTAGCTTCTCCCCTCATTGGCACTGGGGTGGTGGTTTCTTCTCTGGAGCAGTTGTTATTATTGGCAGTCATGCAAGGAGAAGAAGGTGCTGATTTTGTCTGGGGAATTTATTCTTCTCAAAATAAGAAGTTGATTAAGGATGGTAAGGTTTTGGAGAAGGCGGAGGATAATATTGCTTATATTAAGGGAATAGCTGAAGATTTTTATAATAATCGGTTGCCTATTCTTGAAAGTCTTGGTATTTAG
- a CDS encoding prevent-host-death family protein (InterPro IPR010916~KEGG: ppd:Ppro_2533 prevent-host-death family protein~SPTR: Putative uncharacterized protein), whose product MSISAGELKKKGVSIIQTKLDKMNEETITVKGKDAFVVMNMEHYNYLRECELEIALQQAKKEYEQGHFVKESVETHLQRIANEL is encoded by the coding sequence ATGAGTATTTCAGCAGGGGAATTGAAAAAAAAAGGTGTTTCTATCATTCAAACAAAACTAGATAAAATGAATGAAGAAACTATTACCGTCAAAGGAAAAGATGCTTTTGTAGTGATGAATATGGAACATTATAATTATTTGCGTGAATGTGAGTTAGAAATTGCACTACAACAAGCAAAAAAAGAATATGAACAGGGTCATTTTGTAAAAGAAAGTGTAGAAACACATCTTCAGCGCATCGCTAATGAATTATAG